In Canis lupus dingo isolate Sandy chromosome 25, ASM325472v2, whole genome shotgun sequence, the genomic window AGGCTAGTTGTCGAGACCCACAGCAAGCGAATCACAGTACAAAGTGAGACGTCTGTGAGGGGAACCCCACTTTACCAGGAGGCCAGCAGGCCTTTTTGAGGCAGTGACATTTGAGGGATGAGCAGAGGTCGGCCTTGTGGAGATGGGGTTAAGAGCCTTCCAAGTAGAAAGAGCGGCACGTGCAAAGATCCTGAGGTAGACGCATCGACCGGCACAGCTAGCAGGCCCGTGAGAAGGAGAGGACATGCTTGAGGGTGGGGGCCACACCAGGGCTTTGAGTTCAGCCCAGGGGAGCATTGAAGGTATGAAGCAAGGTGCTAAGATGTGGGCGGCAGacgggggccggggggtgggcaggggtgaggCAGCCAGTAGTGGACTGCGCGCAGCGGTGCAGGGGAGAGGAAAGCAGGGAGGGCTTCGATGGCCGCCCCCGACGAAGCCGAGAGGCGGGCCCCAGAGTGGTGGGAGGAGAAGAGGTGCAGAGAGGCCAAGGCCCCGCCCAAACTTAGCACAGAAAAGTGGAAGCTGGTGTTAGCAATGTGGGTTGTGATAACCCACCGAGACACGTCACTTCTTCCTGTCCTGGGCAGACCCCTCTGGAGGAGTGTGGATGACGCATGGGCCGCGCAGGGtctcctgggggctggggcagggccaaCCTGGAAGCAGGTGTGTTGGCCGCCGATGTGGACAGGTCCCCGCTGCACGTGGGGATGGGGAAGGTCACCGCCGGCccagggggcagggagcctgcagcATGTGGACGCCCCACCCTCGtaggggggcggagggaggacaggggagcCCCAGGGTGCGGCAGGCCAGGCTGCTGATggaggggagggcccaggagCCCAAGGGAGGGCCTGCCCCCCGCCCAGGCTGcaggggaggaggcggcgggcagGAAAAGCGTCCTATCCCGGGGGGGGGGACACCAAGGGGAGGCAGGGCCCCGGAGCGGGGGGGGGCTCTGGTGGCCTTGCCCTTCCTGACCGGCGGCCGTGGGGGTGCCGGGAGCCCGCAGGAGAAGGTGCACACGGAGGGAGGCCTGTCGAAGCCGTGTCTCACCAGCATCCAGCCGTTGGCTGTTTCTCATAATTACAAATCTGCAGCGAGCGTCTCCTTACGTTACTTTTGTCTACACTTGATGTTATTAATTTGGGATAATCCCCCAGAAACAGAATTACGGGGCCAAAGGGTATCCCCGACCGTGAGGGCATCGACCTGTAGGGCCGAACGGCTTTGCGGAAAACGTCCACCAGTTTATCTCCTGTTAGCGATGACACGAGTGCCTGCGTCATTTCACTACGCCTTCGCCAGCGCCGAGCGGTCTTACGCTTAAAGCTGGATgtctgctgcttttctttttaatctcaagATTGACCTTCTCAGACCCGCATTGGTTGTTTGTATCTGCAGAGGAGCTGCTTCACCAGGAGCACCACGGGCAGCTCTCTGTCTGCGTCTTGCACCCACCCACACACCTCGCCAGCTCCCTGGAAGCCTCCCCGCAGGTCCGCTGGCGTGTTgacaggcccccccccccccccccccgtcagcCTGGCGGTCACGTCCCCGTCGGCCGCTGGGACTGCCAGGccgccacctccccaccccacggCCGCGTGCAGAGCCGCGGGAGCCACGAGTGGTGCATGGCCCCGGGCAGGTGGAggcggagcctgatgcaggtggACTCAGCCTAAGTCCAAGAGTGGTTCCTCCTCAGGTGTTGGAGGGCCCGGACGCACGCTGCCTGGTCGACTTTTGGTCGAGTTTATAGAACAAGAAGCGTCTACTTGACGAGCCACACACCAGCTGTCTGGGAAGAAGCGATGAGATAATCTCCACTTATTGGGCACCTGCTGTATGTTGGGCCTTGACCTCGTTTAACTTGACCCACCCCGTAACCCTGCCGGGTGGTCTCCCATTTGACTCTAAAGAGGCCCGGGCTCGCTCGCACAGGGGACATGCGATTCAGACCGGGGCCCTGAGATCCCCAGGATCGCTCACGGTAAgcggtggagctgggatttgaatccaggtctgtgGGTGTCAGGGCCCAGGCTCAGGTCCCCCGCATCAGGGCCGGTCAGACCTAGTTGAGGGGACACCACGGTTGTCCCCAGAGCAGAAAGTGTGCCTGGGGCATCAGTGGGCATCGGCCCTCTTGTCAACATGCATCATAGGGCCCTTGACTTGGGACCCAAACTTATTGGAAACTCCCACCATAGCGTTCGGGAACATTCCAAGAAAAGTTTGCTTAAGGACCCAAAATAGAAAGtctcagctaaaaaaaaaaaaaaaaaaaaaaaaaaaaatggataattgCTTGGTTACATGAGAACTGAAAATGGAGGGTTAGGGGAAGAATATTTGTCATGATTATTTTGGGCCCTTCAATCAGTTCGACGTTCTTCTCAAGAGAAGAATGTACGCTGAGGGAAATTCTCTTATCACACCCTTGCTGACAGggctcaaaatatttattgaaagtctCAGCTGTCACTTCTGTATAAATAAACAGGATATGGATGGCCGACTGCCTGTTGGGGATATTTTTAGACGAGGGTGGCTCTGCAGACTGGAGGGATAATGTTTCAAGGAGAAAGCGCCCGATCCCAGAATAGTCCCCTTCAGGCCCAGCGCCTGCGTGGCCTGCGCGTGGGACCTGTGAGTCCCCGTTCCCTGGGTCAGGGCCTCCTCCCCGTCCTGCTGGGCCAGCCCGGAGAGGGCGGCACCTCTTCCCAGAGACATCCCAGCCCCATGCCTCAGGCGCAGAGGATGAGGGACCGTGTTTGGGATCAGGGTCTGTCACTGGTCCCGCTGTGAACACCGCAAGTTAGGCGGGTCTGGTGGACCTGAGGCGGAGGAAAAGACAGCCACTGGGACCAGCGCTTGTCACCCGTATCCCTGTGGCTGGCCAACAACCGGCCCAGGAGGCTGGGCTTCGGGGTTTAACAACGTGCGACACATCCAGCTCTTACCTGTGCCAGGCACCTGATGTATGCTAGTGAGGCCCGGCCGGTCACGTGCCTCTTTCCGCTTCTGTTTTTACTTGAAACACAAGTCCTTGTTCACTTGGGAAAAGCGTGCACCCCAGAGGGCACGGGTCCCACACACGCCTGCTGCTGGGGCCTCATGCACCCCACGCACTCTCCCACATGGAGTGAGGGGGGGCCCGCGGTCCCCGTGCACTCAGAGAGGGACCCAGAGAGCAGCCAGGGCAAGAAAAACAGTGACTtagtgatttattcttttttaaaagactttatttatttattcatgagggacacagagagaggggcagagacacaggcagagggagaagcaggctccctgcggggggcccgatgcgggactcgatcccgggaccctggggtgacgccctgggccgaaggcagatgctcaaccactgagtcatccaggctcCCCTGATTTAGTGGTTTAGAGGCCATATAACAGGAGTGGTGGTAAGGAGGGTAAGGGGCCCAGGGGTGCTGGAGACCCCCGCCTCTTCCATGCAGCCTTTCCAAGCCTCCGTGGGTAGCTTGTTGATCTGTGGCCTCTGCTTCAAAGTCACGTGTGAAAGCTATTTTTGCTGGGATCCTGGGCAGACGGGGCTGTGTTCCTGCCACTGCTGCCAATACTTCGTCACCCCATTGTCCCCCGGCCTGCACAGTCTCTGGTAAGAAGTCTGCTGACATCCTATCATTGCTCCTCCCTAGGTGTCTTTTGTCTCCACAGaccctgtggattttttttttttttttttgaccctggaattttttctcttggattttctttttttttttaattttttatttatttatgatagtcacagagagagagagaggcgcagagacacaggcagagggagaagcaggctccatgcaccgggagcccgatgcgggattcgatcccgggtctaccaggattgcgccctgggccaaaggcaggcgccaaaccgctgcaacacccagggatcccttctttttttcctttatctttggtGTTCAGCTGCTTGTTTGAACTTGACGTGTCTAGGTGGTGGTTTCTCAGCTGTTGCCGTTGCCTTGGTGTTTGCCCCCGTTTGGGGTTCTCTGACTTCTTGGGTGTGCAATCTGATATCTGGCtgtttggggaaaattttttcaGCTATTATCTCTTCAACTATTGCTTCCACCCCATTTCTTCTCCCCCTTCTGGGACGCAGAGTACAAGTTGGAGCTGAGACCATTGACAGTGTTATTCATACACCACCGggatgctctcttttttttttttcctctttgtgtttctgtttgaGTAATTTCTACTGACCCACCTTCAGGTTCACTGATTCATTGCTCAGATGTCAGGTCTGCCGAAGAGCCCGTCAAAGGAATTCTCTTCGATACTGAGACTTGGctttatttctagcatttctctTTGGCTTTTGTGAGCGTGCATCTCCGCGGAAACTCCCTGTTGCTGTATGTCATCTGGCTTCTCCGCCTGGACCCTTTATCACACTCATCTGTTTGGTAGTCCCAGCATCTCCGTCATCCCAGACTCTGATTCTGTTCGTGGATTTATCTCTTGACAAGGGGTTGCTTGGTTTCTGTTGCTTTTCAATGAAAAGCTCGTAATTCTGTACTGAATACTGAACTTTCGTGTAGAGGACAGCAGAGCCTGGGGTAACTAGTGTTCCTATCTGGAAATGGGTGGCCTCTTCTGCAAGGCTGTTAGGGTGGGATTTGAGTCCATCTTGTCGGGACTTACTGAGCTGGGTTTGGGGCTTGTGGCTGCCGTGGTTACCTTCAGAGCACCACAGGCCTCCCTACCTCAGGCAGCGGCTGCCATTGCCTTGTGCTCGGGGCCGGGACTGGTGAAGTGTCCTCAGTGCAGCGTCCCACCCCACATGCCTGTGCCCCAGACCGTGTCTCTCTCCACCTTGTCTGGGCAGCAACGGCTCCTGCTTGTTATTCCATGCCAGGTCCGTATGAGCTCAGACAGGCCCTGTGTCTCCTGGTGGCCAAGCCCTGCCCTGTACCTGTGGGGTCTTGGCTGGcagatccctgcccctctcccactgaCAGGAGACCTCTCTTTGGTATCATGCAGGGTCCTAGGCCCAGGATGCATTCCTGCTGCTCTCCCAAGGGAGAAGAGtctttccctgtccttctgcGGGCCACAGAGCATCTTGCTCGTGCCCTGGGGCCGACAGGCTGACCATCCCTCTGTCAGCTGCTTAAGGGGTTTGCTTCCCAGGAGATACAGGGCTGAGAACGTCGGAGGGGCTAGGGTCTGTTTGCCACCATTCACTGCTCTTCCTCCAGCCGTCTAAGGCTCTGCAAAGTATTCAAGGAACGTGTGGTGTTTGGGCCTGGCCCCAAGCGGAGCTCATCTGCTCGCCCCTCATCTTTCTCATGAGCACCCACTGGAGCCTCATGGGAAAAACGGGTGAGTCACAAAACCGCCAGCGTGTCTGGGGCCCCAGAAATTCCAGGCTGACCTTGTAGCCCACAGTTGGCCTCTGGCAGCGTGTTAGAAGTGGATTTCTCCTCACGACTGGTATGGCGGCTGTGTCTTGTTCCCACGCTCTGCCCCAGGTGGGCCGTCCCTGCGTAGCTTCTCCTTGAGATAAGTCACGTCACTGCTTTGCAGCCTCTGCTCTCTGATGGACTCCACGGAACAAACCCTTCCGTAGTTTCTCTGGCGTTTTTTGTTATCGTTCAGGTAAGAGCAACACTCTTTTCAGCAGAGGGTTCTTCTGCAGTTTCCAGAAGCAGAAGCGACTCACCTACTACATTTTAATTTCCCCCAGGGTTGAATCTTGAGTTATTAAAAAGTGACTTATCTCAGAGTATTAACCATAGAACCACCGTATCCGGCAATTACGCTTCGGGGTGTACGCCCAAAAGAATTGGAAGCAGGGTCCTCTATGCTCAGGGAAATAAACCTGTCACAAAGAGACAAAGATTCTGTGATCCCACTCACGCGAGGTCCCTAGGGCGGTCACACTCAGAGACAAAAAATGTGGAAtggtgggtggggaagagggggatGGGAAATCAGAGTTTCCTGGGGacagagtttctttttggaaAGATGAGAAAGTTATGGAGACGGACGGTGCTGGCGGccgcacaacagtgtgaatgtatttaatgccacggACCTGTACAcgtaaaaatggttaaaatagtaaaataacattgttatttaaattttaccacaattaaaaaaagagtaaaaccgATTTACCGGTGCCTGCCCATGTCAAGTACTCTTCGCTGCCCTGGCATTACAGAGGTGGACAGAAGAGACCAGGTCCCTGTCGTCGTGGCACTTACAgccaataaataatataaatacgtCACTCTGTACAATGAGGGGTGACGAGCACTGTGGGAGCGCCAGTGCGGGTGAAAGGATGGGGCCTGGGAGATAAGGCCTCAGGGGGAGTCCTACCTCTTTGGCTGAGGGGTGTGCATGGGGTGAGGGGGGCGGACAGCAAGGGGCTGGAGAGGCCGCGGATCTGGGCACCGATGGCCTGTTGACCCAGGCCGCCGTCCGTCCCCCTTTTCGGCTTCCCTTGCATGTGGCATCCCGGTCCCTGGAATCCCAGAAGCGGGGAGGGACAACCCTAAGGCCCAGCTCACCCTCGACATCTGGGGAGCCCCCACAACACTGTCGAGAGTCTCCCCCTCCTGGAGCAGGGCCGCTGCCGTCGGGCCTGGACGTCCAGGGTGCTCGGCACGGTGGGGGCACAGGGTGAGGAGCCCCGCGGGGTCCTGCCTCGGGCCCCTGCCCGCCGCGGGCTGATGAGCGGCCTTCCCATCCGCAGGAGCTACGGGGAGCTCACGGACTGCACCCGGCACGTGGCGGACCAGCTGGACTGCTTCTGGCCGAACGCCGCCGTGGACAAGTTCTTTGTCGCCGTGCACCAGCGCTACTTCAGAAACTGCCCCGCGTCCGGCAGGGCCGTGCGTgacccgccccggagcatcctgTGCCCCTTCATCGTGGTGCCCATCCTGGTGACCCTGCTGGTGACGATGCTGGTGGTGTGGAGGAGCAAGCGCCCCGAGGGCATCGTGTAGGCCAGGGGGTGGCCTCCCGCCGAGGGGGAGCCCTGGCCCGGCCTGGGGACAGCCGCTGCGCCCTCACGGCAGAGCCGGGCCCCGTCCCCGTACTTCTCCCGGAAGGGTCGTCAGGAGTTCGGTGTTAACCTGAGAGCCCCTGGCTGGGGGTAGAAGCGACTGGGGGGGAGCCCAGGTGCTGGGGGCGCAGGAGCATCGCTGGCTCTGTTCCCGGGGAGGGTCCCCGGCTCTGCCTCCCAGTGTTCCAACCTCAGGCCGGACTGTGGCCAAGTAGTTTGTGATTAAAAGGCCGTCCTCGTCCTCGTGCTCGTGCTCGGAGGTGGCAGCGTCTTTATTTCTGGGGGCGGGGCTGAGAGAGGCGGCGGGAGACACACTCGCCCACCGGGCTCCACGGGGCCTCGGGAGGGGTGACGGACGGCCGAGCCCCGAGTGGCCGCAGGTGCCCCGCCCCCGTCACCTCAGCGCGGGTGCTAGGACCGCGGCTCACAGGCCGGGGGAGGCGCCTCCTCGGTGCCCCACCAGCCGTCGGGGCGGCGCGCACCTCCCACCGGCTGTCTCCCGGCCCCTACTCTCTcgctcactattttttttcaaactctgcTTACGACCGCCTTCCAGAAGGTTCTGAATCCCCAAAGGGAGCTTCGGCCGCTTCCTCCCCACGTCTTCTGAGTCCAGGCCTCTCCTCTGAGGTCCCGGCAGCCTCCACCCCGCCCTGCCCCTCCAGGACCGGACCCACGCCCGTCCACACCcgcggcctcggcctcggcctctgCCCCGCGggcccccccacccaggccctgggcccGGCCGTTACCCTGGGATCTTCAGGGGCACCCAGCACCCCGCTCAGCTGAGCAGACCCCGCCCCGTGTCGGCCCCTCCCTGGCACCCAGGCCTCTGGTCCGCGAGCGGCCTCCGCGACGGCCGTCCTCAAGCCTCTGCGCCGAGCCACACCTGGCAGGAAAGGAGCCCCGGCCGCCCCGACGGCAGGTCGCCGCCTCAAGGACCAACGGGCTGCGCGGGCTGCGGCGTCGGGGCCGCGGGAGCTGGGAGGACACGGCGGTGGGCTGTGCTGGCCCTTGTCCCCCGGGGAAGCCGAGGCGCGGGCACGTCGGGGCGAGGGCccggggcaggaggcaggagtccCCGGGGCGCGGGATGGCCCAGATCTCGGGAGCAGCAGGTGGCGGGGAGCGGGCGCTGCGGGCCCGAGGGGGTCTCCATAGACACCGTCACCGAGAGCAAAGGCGACAGGTGCCACGGGGCCGGGGACAGCCCAGCCTGACCTCGCCAGTCAGCGGTCCCGACCTCAGTTACTCTGCCGAAGGCCCCGGCCTCGTAAGCCCGCGGTCCCGCTCCCCTCAGGGCTGCCCAGGGGCCATCCTCACTGGGTCCCTCTGGCCCAGGTCACACCCCTGGAGGCAGGGCCCCGGGTCCCCAGCTGCCGGGGCGGCCCCGTCGTCCTCAGGCCCACGCAGCCACTGCCTCACCGGGGACAAGGCCCCCTCTTCATCCGCACTGCTCTGCTGGCCTGAGGGGTGTGCGCGGTGTGTCTCTGAGGTATGTGTGGGCGGGGATGGTGCGTGGGTGCGTGGGTGTGAGAAGTGGATGTGTGGTGTTTGTGTACTCTGTGTGCATTTGTGGTACATCTGTGGTGTGTGTGAGGTGTGGGGGGTGCggtgtgtatgtggtgtgtgtggtatgtggCCCGTGGGATGTGAGTGGGGGGTGCAGCGTGTATGGTGTGGACATGTAggtatatagtgtgtgtgtggtaCGGGTGTCTGGTGTGATGTGTgacgcgtgtgcgtgtgtgtatgtgaggtATGTGTGGATGGGTGTGTTGTGTGAAATTTCagtatgtgttgtgtgtgtggttttgttgTGGGGCTGTGAGGTGGATGTGGGGGTGTACGGTGCATGTGGTGTGTATGTGATGTGAGTGCGTGGGTATATGGGAGGTGTGTGTGGTTTGTGTGTATATGAGGGGATGTGGGGGGATGTAGATCTGAGGTGTGTGGTATGGGGGGGTGGTATATGTGTGCATAATGTGAGgaggtgtgtggtgtgtgtgaggtggaggtgggtggtgTGCATGAGGTGTGGCGTGCATGAGGTGGAGGAGCGGTGTGCGTGAGGTGTGGTGTGCatgagggggaggtgggtggtgtgCGTGAGGGGGAGGTGTGTGAGGTGTGCGCAGTGTGTGCGAGTGCGTGCGCCCAGCGCGGGCCGCAGGGCGGGCCAGTCCCCCGGGCGTCAGCGAGGAGTCGGGGAGCCGGGCTGGGACCCGGGGTCCGCTCCGCGGGTGGGCGCCGCTGCTCGCACGGCCGGCGTGTCGGGTGCCCTGGAAAAGCCGCCACGTGCCTATTTTTAAACCTTCAAAAAATGTGTCTCGTGTCATCATCGCTGTGAAGAAATAATTGCGAGAACCCTGGGGAAGCACCTTCCCGCCGCCCGGCCTCGGCCTCCTCGGGGCGAGATGGGGCCACAGCGGGGTCTCCGCCGAGGGGGCCGCGGCAGCCGCGCTGGAGGCCAAacccggggggctgggggggggcccAGGCGCCTGAGCTAAACCCCCGGACGGCCCGGCCGGCTCGCGCGCACTTCGACGGCAGCGCCTTTCGCGCGGGGCAGACGCCGCCCCGTTAGCACTTGGAAGTCACTCAAGCTAATGGGAGAGAACAGGTTAACTTCTCAGTATTTGGGGGGGCGGGGATCTGTATTCAAGCGCACAAAATTGGGTGTTGACTTGAGAGACAAAGTCCTTTTTTGCtagataatttctttatattttatttcttctaagattttatgtatttatttgagagagaagagcacgggagagggagaagactcgtcgcagagcagggagcccgacggtgcaggactcgatcccgggacctgagaCCTCAGGatcccctgagatcatgaccggacccgaaggcagacgcttcaccgactgagccacccagtcgctgagatagtttctttttatgatttatcGGCACTTAACGTAAGGTCTACGGCCCTGACGCATTTTAAGAGCAGATACAGGAGAGCGCGCCGGAGGTCCCGTGTTGGGCGGCAGAGCGCGGGCACCTTCGCCCATCCGTTGGGGCCTCCCTTGTCCCAGGTGGTGGAGAATTTTTTGATATTTAGGTTTGACTTTGGAACGTGTGTAAGTACGTTTGAGGAAACGTGCACCTGATCTGGAAGTTTCCTTCGTGTGAGACAGTTGTGCTGCGAGGGAGCCAGAGAGAGCGCTCAGATGGCCGCGCTTCCTCGCCGGGTCGCCGGTCCACAGGTGAGGCCAGCGGCTGGGATGGGAGCAAAGCCCACGTGGCCAGGGCGCGGCCGCCCCGTCTGGGTTCATGGCCCAGTGTCTGCACGTCACAGGGCGAGGCCGAGAAGCCAAATGCCGGCAGGTAATGTGCTCCGTTTGGATGATGAGCGGCAGATTTTTATAGCCTTGGCACGATTGAAGCTTCTTCTCAATAAACagctaaacaaaaaataaaagactttggTTATTAGCCTCTTAGGGCGCCtttaacaaattgccacaaaccaGGTGGCTTAAGGCACAGGCCTTGTCCTCTCGGGGTTCTGGACGCCGGAAGCCGGGAAGTGGAGGCGCTGGCCGCGCTGCTCCGAAGCTCTGGGGGGCGTCCCTCCggcctctcctggcctctgctctTTCGGGCACACCCGGGCCTGCCTTCGCTCGGGCTGCACACCCAGTCTCAGCTGGCTTCCTCCGTGTGTCCTGTGAGATtgggcgccccgccccccccgatCCCCGGAATCCAGTagaattcatttcgattcaaagaattgtatctgcaaagaccctgtttccaaatacgGTCACATTTTGAGGTTCCAGGTGAACACGAATTGGGGCCACGCCGTGTCATCCGGTGCAGTCGGCAAACTCAAGAGGGGGTGACGCCTCGGCCCTCCCCTTTGCACCGGCCACGATGGGGGACAACTTTGGAAACCAACAATGACCCGCCACAAAAGATGTTTCCAGAGCCCCCACCGGTCGGGGGGGCAGAGCGAGGCCAGAGGTCCCGGGGGCTCCGGGGAAAAACGCTCTGTTCCCAAAGCTAAACTGTGGGCCGTCGTTCCCACAGGCGGTCTCAGTTCTGGGTTtgcgattgattgattgattgattgattgattagacagagagcacaagcagggggagcggcagggagggggaagcagggagcccgatgcggacttgatcccaggaccccgggatcatgacctgagccgaaggcagacccttcactgcctgagccccccaggcgccccatgggTTTGCCTTTTAAAGCCAAAAccaggtctgtgtgtgtgtgtgtctgtgtgtgtgcgtgtgtgtcttcACACCTGGGGGGTGGGTGTGCACATGTGGGTACCTGtgtgtctccgtgtctctctgTGCACCCACGTGCGCACCTGTGTGCCGTAAGAGGAGGCCTCTGGCAGCCCCGTCCTGggccctggccccctgccccccaaggcCAGGGAGGGCCCCGTGCTCGCCGCGGGCACAGTGGCTCTCAGCCGTCTGTCCCAATCCCCGGGCGCGGGGCCTCGCTAAGGACACGGTTGACACCTACAGGACGGGGTTTCTAGGATGCCTGGGACCCGTTCCTGGCATCCTGCTCTCAGGGCCGCAGCCTCCGGACacgggcgggcgggagggaggaCGTCATCAGGCATCTGGCCGGCGGTCGCAGGAGGCCCATGTGCCGAGGTCGCGTCCAGGGACCAGAGGCCCCAGGGCTGTCGCACACAGCAGCAGCGGGCCGTGCTCAGCTGACGGATGGCGTGGAGCTCCTTGCCCCGAccccccccaggctgcccctcgCATCTGAGGATCCGCtctgcgggggggcgggggggcaggagCCGAGGGGCTGCTCAGGCCCTGGGTGACCCAGGGTGACCCCGGCTGGGTCCCACGCTCTCTCTGCCCGCCCGCACCCGGTCCGTCCTCGGGAGTCTGCCCCACGCGCCACCACCCTCCCTGCGCCCTCACGGAGGTGCCCAGCCCGGCCGGAGGGACCCATggggccagggaggctgggcGAAGCTGCCACCCTCCTCTGGGCACCCCTGACGGTCCAGGGCGGGGAGC contains:
- the RAMP1 gene encoding receptor activity-modifying protein 1 isoform X1, whose translation is MKLLLPADDSFALTLFYLHILLDTERPGVHHLLVATACQDADYGALLQDLCLARFKVSMEAIGKTLWCDWAKTIGSYGELTDCTRHVADQLDCFWPNAAVDKFFVAVHQRYFRNCPASGRAVRDPPRSILCPFIVVPILVTLLVTMLVVWRSKRPEGIV
- the RAMP1 gene encoding receptor activity-modifying protein 1 isoform X2, whose amino-acid sequence is MARSLRGLPRRSVWLLLVHHLLVATACQDADYGALLQDLCLARFKVSMEAIGKTLWCDWAKTIGSYGELTDCTRHVADQLDCFWPNAAVDKFFVAVHQRYFRNCPASGRAVRDPPRSILCPFIVVPILVTLLVTMLVVWRSKRPEGIV